One region of Anoplopoma fimbria isolate UVic2021 breed Golden Eagle Sablefish chromosome 10, Afim_UVic_2022, whole genome shotgun sequence genomic DNA includes:
- the ncdn gene encoding neurochondrin, with product MMADSTDVALAMITQPPVKEEQGGGEGGGGSERDAGGGLTDAQMEVLERCLHALRQAQNDSHILAALLLITRLCPASQLDKPTLRRIFEAVGLNLPARLLVTAVKGNDNSGLPPQELLSLGTALLAALSTDPEMACHPQLLTTIPLLLGILANGPVTRQKREAQEQSQDGEVGRGLDSEIQSQESTNTESDAANVAKAAEGQTSKQKADDSNEENGETTSQEPSPSTKLDEAVAADCYQVLTAVCALSRGPDQLLSRNAIPFLCQAVEQNQTFSRERGLTLLGLLLSGKTKDKVWSKNPAELLTLLVRLSKDFCQATGQKKLDMCTQLVQFLPPMGVSMESEELKGVLSRVWGALRPMMQAKLTPRQIGPILVLSACLLDLNGWELVGPPKFCCLLVNRACVEVRMGLEEPPGNDLSPELQHTLTGCYRIMEAAIEQACCLGVSQTTEPPQSSIPSISLQQSRQVLGVLEEAFSAVMYHLQQVDPSRYGDPFIFATFRSLCSWLAEETSCLKEEVTGLLPFLIGYSRSHLQGENPEQGLSDWMAEVSVREERGAWTGREALRYLLPALCHLSAEEGPRKVLLTLDTPALLVDFLSRCWTALKGKSGVASARDPSMETACSALLNFTVTEPERVRKDPCFRTLEALLSEALPVLVHKPHLLVLAANYCTLGLMIGRLKAAPSGSVEAGQKRLFSAALRFLRSALDSGSSPGPVKVSRGWDESWDEAAELWRLCLQALGGCVRAQPWIAALVREEGWLKHTLAMLGQCSALPDQHTQEALEEALCAMADQCPVCKREIGDVMRTDKGALIRMRKLKKSVGVK from the exons ATGATGGCTGACAGCACCGACGTTGCACTGGCCATGATCACTCAGCCTCCTGTAAAAGAGGAGCAGGGcggaggagaaggtggaggaggctcAGAGAGGGATGCAGGAGGTGGTTTGACTGATGCCCAGATGGAGGTGTTAGAGAGATGTCTTCATGCACTCAGGCAGGCTCAAAACGACAGCCACATTCTGGCAGCTCTTCTGCTG atAACTCGCTTGTGCCCAGCAAGCCAGCTAGACAAACCCACCTTGAGGCGCATCTTCGAGGCGGTTGGCCTGAACCTTCCGGCTCGGCTTTTGGTGACGGCGGTCAAAGGGAACGACAACTCCGGCTTGCCCCCGCAGGAGCTCCTCTCACTGGGCACAGCTCTGTTGGCCGCCCTGAGCACAGACCCAGAAATGGCCTGCCATCCGCAGCTCCTCACCACCATCCCGCTCTTGCTGGGCATTTTGGCAAATGGTCCTGTGACGCGGCAGAAACGGGAAGCCCAGGAACAGAGCCAAGATGGAGAGGTGGGGCGGGGTCTGGATAGTGAAATCCAGTCACAGGAGAGTACAAACACGGAAAGTGATGCTGCTAATGTGGCAAAAGCAGCTGAGGGCCAGACAAGCAAGCAGAAGGCTGATGACAGCAATGAAGAAAACGGAGAGACAACGTCTCAAGAACCCTCCCCCTCCACCAAGCTGGATGAGGCTGTGGCTGCTGACTGCTACCAGGTTCTCACAGCCGTGTGTGCCCTATCCAGAGGTCCCGACCAGCTGCTGAGCAGGAATGCCATTCCTTTCCTGTGCCAGGCAGTGGAGCAAAACCAGACTTTCAGCCGCGAGAGGGGGCTTACCCTGCTTGGTCTCCTCCTCTCGGGTAAAACCAAGGACAAGGTGTGGAGTAAAAACCCTGCAGAACTCCTCACTCTGTTGGTCAGACTCTCCAAAGACTTCTGCCAAGCAACAGGCCAGAAAAAGCTGGACATGTGCACCCAGTTGGTGCAGTTTCTCCCCCCGATGGGAGTGTCCATGGAGAGTGAGGAGCTGAAGGGAGTCTTGTCCCGCGTATGGGGGGCATTGAGACCCATGATGCAGGCCAAGTTGACTCCGAGACAGATCGGGCCGATCCTGGTCCTCAGTGCCTGCCTGCTGGATTTGAACGGGTGGGAGCTGGTGGGGCCGCCGAAGTTCTGCTGCCTGCTGGTGAACCGAGCTTGCGTGGAGGTCAGAATGGGTCTGGAGGAACCGCCTGGTAACGACCTGAGCCCAGAGCTGCAGCACACACTGACAG GCTGTTACCGAATCATGGAGGCCGCCATAGAGCAGGCCTGCTGTCTGGGAGTGTCCCAGACCACTGAACCTCCTCAGAGCTCAATCCCTTCAATCAGCCTGCAGCAGAGCAGGCAGGTCCTCGGGGTGCTGGAGGAAGCCTTCTCCGCTGTAATGTACCACCTGCAGCAG GTGGACCCAAGTCGCTATGGTGACCCTTTTATCTTTGCCACGTTCCGCTCTCTGTGCTCATGGCTGGCCGAGGAGACTTCCTGTCTGAAGGAGGAGGTGACCGGACTGTTGCCGTTCCTGATCGGCTACTCCCGGAGCCACCTGCAGGGTGAGAACCCGGAGCAGGGCCTCTCCGACTGGATGGCCGAGGTGTccgtcagagaggagaggggtgcGTGGACGGGCAGAGAAGCTTTGAG GTACCTCCTCCCAGCTCTGTGTCACTTGTCAGCAGAGGAAGGTCCTAGGAAGGTGCTGCTCACCCTCGACACCCCGGCCCTGCTGGTGGACTTCCTGTCGCGGTGCTGGACTGCCCTCAAGGGGAAAAGTGGGGTGGCATCGGCCAGGGATCCCAGCATGGAGACAGCCTGCTCAGCACTCCTCAACTTCACCGTTACGGAGCCAGAGAGAGTCAG GAAGGACCCGTGTTTCAGAACGCTGGAGGCCCTTCTGAGTGAAGCACTTCCTGTTTTGGTGCACAAGCCCCACCTGCTGGTCCTAGCAGCAAATTACTGCACATTGGGACTGATGATCGGCAGACTCAAAGCGGCTCCTTCag GCTCAGTTGAAGCCGGCCAGAAGCGTCTCTTCTCCGCGGCTCTCCGGTTCCTCCGCAGCGCCCTGGACTCCGGCTCCAGCCCCGGTCCGGTCAAGGTGAGCCGTGGCTGGGACGAGAGCTGGGACGAGGCCGCGGAGCTCTGGAGGTTGTGTCTGCAGGCTCTGGGAGGCTGCGTGAGAGCTCAGCCCTGGATCGCCGCCCTGGTCAGAGAGGAAGGTtggctcaaacacacactggccaTGCTGGGTCAGTGCAGCGCTCTACCCGACCAGCACACGCAGGAGGCGCTGGAGGAAGCTCTGTGCGCCATGGCAGACCAGTGTCCAGTCTGTAAAAGGGAGATCGGAGACGTGATGAGAACTGATAAAGGAGCTCTGATCCGCATGAGGAAACTGAAGAAGTCAGTGGGAGTGAAGTGA
- the kiaa0319l gene encoding dyslexia-associated protein KIAA0319-like protein yields MSFAHHKLLTWSLPHLLLLPLTYLLLLASPTGVSANLCRVTGGVLGIHWSSVISLGWHSLAKGRGGATCWESCCLNPSCNAVWSLGGQCVLLRCKQNTGCPISILPQPHQESLGLLQLLSKSPVVTARRRRALQAQHAGSHKPQAGQLTTAENSKVEANNPAPTGPSHIALPQTAQKNLSQLANASADVAPAPSQQNSTDIVDTAASSNSSNASTPVTTATTIITMPTPAVRELVVSAGKSVEVTLPRNEVELNAFVVSTPPPGTNYEFDWRLITHPKDYSGEMEGKHSETLKLSKLTVGLYEFEVMVKMEGAHGEGYVNVTVKPEPRVNKPPVAIVSPKFQEISLPTSSTVIDGSQSTDDDKVVVWHWEEVKGPLREEKVSTDTPVLTLTNLVHGNYTFILTVTDSDGATNSTQATLLVNKAKDYRPVANAGPNQVIQLPHNSITLYGNQSTDDHDSLSYEWSLSPESKDKVVEMQGVRTPILQLSAMQEGDYTFQLTVMDSAGQQETAQVTVIVQPENNKPPVADAGPEKELTLPVDRTTLDGSKSKDDQKIATYHWKQTKGPDGVKIENADSAVATVTGLEDGTYEFTLTVTDERNLESSDAVTVIVREELDQPPVAHVVSSPPIALPVRTGTLDGSHSTDDKGGVSYLWTRDDSSPAAGEVLNNSDHQAVLFLGNLVEGKYSFTLTVTDSKGQINIDRGTLEVKPDIWERDLVELVLEVSVSQVSHRQRDMLLRQVGVLLGVLDSDIIVREISAFNEHSTRLVFLVSGGPGRPPLSGRSVALSLRNKLRKQKNDFLIYKARRVDTVICQLNCSSHGECDTFTRRCVCHPFWMENFIRAQLGDAESNCEWSVLYVTIASFMIVVAIATIVWGMVCCCNRRKSKVRRSKSRYKMLEADEQDSLELQPHRAARMKPVPAPTSSALMHSDSDLDSEDGQGGVPWTEQERGHLLRPQNGSLRNGQGPVRAKKQREELL; encoded by the exons ATGTCCTTTGCACACCACAAGCTGCTCACCTGGAGCTtacctcacctcctcctcctaccgCTGACCTACCTCTTGCTCTTGGCGTCTCCGACAG GTGTGTCAGCCAATCTCTGCCGGGTGACTGGTGGGGTGCTGGGGATCCACTGGAGCAGCGTCATCAGCCTGGGTTGGCACTCTCTGGCCAAGGGTAGAGGCGGGGCGACATGTTGGGAGTCCTGCTGCCTGAATCCGAGCTGCAACGCCGTGTGGAGCCTCGGCGGGCAATGTGTTCTCCTCCGCTGCAAGCAGAATACGGGCTGCCCCATCTCCATTCTGCCCCAGCCCCACCAGGAGTCCCTTGGCCTCCTACAGCTGCTCTCAAAG AGTCCCGTCGTCACAGCAAGACGTAGAAGAGCTCTACAGGCACAGCATGCAGGAAGCCACAAGCCGCAGGCTGGACAACTAACCACCGCG GAAAACTCCAAAGTGGAAGCGAATAACCCAGCTCCAACAGGACCCAGCCACATCGCGCTTCCTCAAACAGCCCAAAAGAACCTGAGCCAGTTAGCCAACGCGAGTGCAGACGTCGCTCCAGCTCCATCACAGCAGAACTCAACGGACATTGTCGATACTGCCGCGTCTTCCAATAGCAGTAATGCCAGCACGCCAGTAACGACGGCGACTACAATCATCACGATGCCAACACCGGCTG TGAGGGAGCTGGTGGTGTCAGCAGGAAAGAGTGTGGAGGTCACTTTGCCCCGCAACGAGGTCGAGCTCAACGCCTTCGTGGTGTCAACGCCCCCGCCAG GGACAAACTATGAATTCGACTGGCGTCTGATAACACATCCCAAAGATTACAGTGGGGAGATGGAAGGGAAGCACAGCGAGACACTAAAACTCAGCAAG ctgACTGTGGGCCTGTATGAGTTTGAGGTGATGGTGAAAATGGAGGGGGCCCATGGTGAAGGTTACGTCAATGTCACAGTCAAGCCAG AGCCGCGGGTAAACAAGCCTCCTGTTGCCATAGTGTCCCCAAAGTTCCAGGAGATCTCCTTGCCAACGAGCTCCACGGTCATCGACGGCAGCC AGAGCACAGATGATGACAAGGTGGTGGTGTGGCACTGGGAAGAGGTTAAAGGTCCCCTGAGGGAGGAGAAAGTCTCTACTGACACACCCGTTCTCACCCTCACCAACCTGGTGCACGGGAACTACACATTCAT TTTGACAGTGACGGATTCAGATGGAGCCACTAACTCAACACAGGCCACCCTTTTGGTCAACAAAGCCAAGGACTACCGGCCTGTAGCCAATGCCGGCCCGAACCAG GTCATCCAGTTGCCACACAACTCCATCACTCTGTACGGCAACCAAAGCACCGACGACCATGACTCCCTTTCCTATGAGTGGTCTCTCAGCCCTGAAAGCAAAGACAAGGTGGTGGAGATGCAG GGCGTACGGACGCCGATCTTGCAGCTATCGGCCATGCAGGAGGGAGACTACACCTTCCAGCTGACTGTGATGGACTCCGCTGGACAGCAGGAAACTGCGCAGGTCACCGTCATTGTGCAGCCAG AAAACAATAAGCCACCAGTAGCAGATGCAGGACCGGAGAAAGAGCTGACGCTGCCGGTTGATAGAACCACGCTGGATGGCAGTAAGAGCAAAGATGACCAGAAGATAGCCACATACCACTGGAAACAAACCAA GGGTCCTGATGGTGTGAAGATTGAGAATGCAGACAGTGCTGTTGCCACGGTGACCGGTCTTGAGGATGGCACCTATGAGTTCACCCTGACTGTAACTGATGAGAGGAACCTGGAGAGTAGCGACGCTGTGACGGTCATTGTCAGAGAAG aACTGGACCAGCCGCCAGTAGCTCATGTTGTGTCGAGTCCACCCATCGCTCTGCCTGTCAGAACCGGCACTCTAGATGGATCTCACTCCACTGACGACAAAGGTGGAGTCAGCTACCTGTGGACCAGAGATGATAGCAGCCCTGCTGCAGGG GAAGTACTGAACAACTCTGACCACCAGGCGGTGCTGTTTCTGGGAAACCTGGTGGAGGGGAAGTACAGCTTCACCCTGACTGTAACGGACAGTAAGGGACAGATCAACATAGACAGGGGCACATTGGAGGTCAAACCAG ACATATGGGAGCGTGACCTGGTGGAGTTGGTGCTGGAGGTCTCTGTATCCCAGGTGTCCCACCGCCAGCGCGACATGCTGCTGCGCCAGGTGGGGGTTTTGCTGGGCGTGCTCGACAGCGACATCATTGTTCGAGAGATCAGTGCGTTTAATGAGCACAG TACTCGTTTGGTCTTCCTGGTGTCAGGCGGTCCAGGGCGCCCTCCTCTGTCAGGCCGCAGCGTTGCACTTAGCCTACGCAACAAACTGCGCAAACAGAAGAATGACTTTCTAATCTACAAGGCCCGACGAGTGGATACAGTCA TCTGTCAGCTGAACTGCTCGAGTCACGGCGAATGTGACACTTTCACACGACGCTGTGTCTGCCACCCGTTCTGGATGGAGAACTTCATCAGAGCTCAGCTTGGAGATGCAGAGAGCAATTGTG AGTGGAGCGTTCTCTATGTGACCATAGCATCCTTCATGATTGTAGTTGCTATAGCGACAATTGTCTGGGGGATGGTGTGTTGCTGCAACAG GCGTAAGAGCAAAGTGCGCAGAAGCAAAAGCAGGTATAAAATGCTAGAAGCTGATGAGCAAGACAGTCTGGAGCTACAACCACATAGAGCTG CCCGCATGAAGCCGGTGCCTGCTCCCACCTCTTCCGCCCTCATGCATTCAGACTCTGACCTGGACAGTGAGGACGGGCAGGGCGGGGTCCCGTGGACGGAGCAGGAGCGCGGGCATCTCCTGCGGCCCCAGAACGGCTCCCTGAGGAACGGCCAGGGGCCGGTGAGGGCCAAGAAGCAAAGGGAGGAGCTGCTATag